A window of the Deltaproteobacteria bacterium genome harbors these coding sequences:
- a CDS encoding UTP--glucose-1-phosphate uridylyltransferase, translated as MPGLRKVRTAVIPVAGLGTRFLPITKSVPKELLPVLSRPTLHLICEEILSAGIRNVVLVSSPSKGALEDYISPKRVLREHLRKAGKDELLAGWKRSLGRLSFRVVYQRRPRGLGHAVLQAARAVKGAPFALLLPDEIFFHAPGEQTGLAKLVHLHEREEALATIAVKKVPAADVSRYGIVRPAGAARPGRPMLAAGMVEKPETRAAPSRYAIIGRYVIDPAVFGELRRARPGAGGEIQLTDALDSLCRKGKVLATEVPGVRFDTGVPLGLVKANLYAAWQNPRHRTELKALLHTLEKSARQGHR; from the coding sequence TTGCCGGGATTACGGAAAGTCAGGACGGCGGTCATTCCCGTGGCGGGGCTCGGCACACGTTTTCTGCCGATCACGAAGTCGGTCCCGAAGGAACTTTTGCCGGTCCTGAGCCGCCCGACGCTTCATCTGATCTGCGAGGAGATACTCTCGGCCGGAATCCGCAACGTGGTGCTGGTATCCAGCCCCTCCAAGGGTGCGCTGGAGGACTACATCAGCCCCAAGCGCGTCCTCCGGGAGCACCTCCGGAAGGCGGGCAAGGATGAGCTTCTGGCGGGCTGGAAACGCAGCCTCGGCAGGCTCAGTTTCCGGGTGGTGTACCAGCGCAGGCCGCGGGGCCTCGGCCACGCGGTCCTCCAGGCGGCCCGCGCCGTGAAGGGTGCGCCCTTTGCCCTGCTGCTGCCGGACGAGATTTTTTTCCACGCCCCGGGAGAACAGACCGGACTGGCGAAACTCGTGCATCTCCACGAACGGGAAGAGGCGCTTGCCACGATCGCCGTGAAGAAAGTCCCGGCGGCGGACGTGAGCCGGTACGGCATCGTCCGTCCGGCCGGAGCCGCACGGCCGGGCAGGCCCATGCTGGCCGCCGGAATGGTCGAAAAGCCGGAAACGAGGGCGGCACCCAGCCGCTATGCCATCATCGGCCGGTACGTGATCGACCCCGCCGTCTTCGGCGAGCTCCGCAGGGCCCGGCCGGGAGCGGGCGGCGAGATACAGCTCACCGACGCGCTCGATTCCCTGTGCCGGAAGGGAAAGGTGCTGGCAACCGAGGTGCCCGGCGTCCGGTTCGACACCGGAGTCCCGCTGGGACTGGTGAAGGCGAATCTCTACGCCGCCTGGCAGAATCCCCGGCACCGGACGGAACTGAAGGCACTCCTTCACACGCTTGAAAAGTCCGCCCGTCAGGGACACCGTTAG
- a CDS encoding Na/Pi cotransporter family protein — protein sequence MIPALAGGIGVFLLGMVLLTDGLKSLAGGALRSILARFTRGPVSSMASGALVTVLAQSSTITTLATIGFVNSGLLNFTQAVGVILGANLGTTATGWMVLYLGLKFSIVNAAMLMVGAGALMRLLGRGRLASGGLALAGFGLIFVGIDMLQTGMKHLGNDFDLSGYEAATIWGRALLVGTGVLMTVVMQSSSAAVATTLTALHTGAIQLDQAAALVIGQNIGTTVKAALAAIGSSTAARRTALAHILFNLLTGTVALLVFPLFMHLNRLIAGEILHESGAMVLALFHTSFNVLGILLISPFLGPFARVIVRLLPERGPALTRRLDDSVTVVPALAVEASRHTIMDTAAEASRLVRERVRGTHLPVLQEEIHAAMQAVDDTRSFIGRAQMHDHEGGHYARFLSQLHALDHLGRLLGAVQETQPASIIDSVAPLGDVRDRLAAGLAGLEAWLGGLDGTFDAVEPLRTLSTELAEIRRTRRAQILEHTARGRMSPLDADEQLKVMQWLDRLTYHIWRMSHHLAGNDTTARPDGPLPAE from the coding sequence ATGATTCCCGCACTGGCCGGTGGCATCGGCGTATTCCTGCTGGGCATGGTCCTGCTCACCGACGGGCTCAAGTCGCTGGCCGGCGGTGCCCTGCGGAGCATCCTTGCCCGGTTCACGCGGGGGCCGGTTTCCTCGATGGCATCGGGCGCGCTGGTGACGGTGCTGGCGCAGTCCTCCACGATCACGACGCTGGCCACCATCGGGTTCGTCAACTCGGGCCTGCTCAACTTTACCCAGGCGGTCGGCGTGATTCTCGGAGCGAATCTCGGCACCACCGCGACCGGCTGGATGGTGCTTTACCTCGGCCTCAAGTTCAGCATCGTCAACGCGGCCATGCTGATGGTGGGTGCCGGAGCGCTGATGCGCCTTCTGGGGCGCGGACGCCTTGCCTCCGGAGGACTGGCCCTGGCGGGGTTCGGCCTCATCTTCGTCGGCATCGACATGCTCCAGACGGGCATGAAGCACCTGGGGAACGATTTCGACCTGAGCGGCTACGAGGCCGCCACAATCTGGGGAAGGGCGCTGCTGGTCGGCACCGGCGTGCTGATGACCGTGGTCATGCAGTCATCCAGCGCCGCAGTGGCCACCACGCTCACCGCGCTTCATACCGGCGCCATCCAGCTCGACCAGGCCGCCGCGCTCGTCATCGGCCAGAACATCGGCACGACGGTCAAGGCTGCCCTGGCGGCGATAGGCTCCTCCACCGCCGCCCGGCGTACCGCCCTCGCCCATATCCTGTTCAACCTGCTGACGGGCACGGTTGCCCTGCTGGTATTTCCATTGTTCATGCATCTGAACCGGCTGATCGCCGGAGAGATCCTGCACGAAAGCGGCGCGATGGTGCTCGCCCTGTTCCACACCTCGTTCAACGTGCTGGGGATACTCCTCATTTCACCGTTCCTGGGCCCCTTCGCACGGGTCATCGTCCGGCTTCTGCCCGAACGGGGACCGGCGCTGACGCGCCGCCTGGATGACAGCGTGACGGTGGTGCCCGCGCTGGCTGTCGAGGCCTCGCGCCACACCATCATGGACACGGCGGCAGAAGCCTCGCGGCTGGTCCGGGAGCGGGTACGTGGAACCCACCTGCCGGTGCTGCAGGAGGAGATCCATGCTGCCATGCAGGCGGTGGACGATACCCGGTCCTTCATCGGTCGGGCGCAGATGCACGATCACGAAGGCGGGCACTATGCCCGGTTCCTGTCACAGCTCCATGCTCTCGACCACCTTGGCCGGCTGCTCGGCGCGGTGCAGGAAACCCAGCCGGCAAGCATCATCGATTCCGTGGCGCCCCTTGGCGACGTGCGCGACCGGCTGGCCGCCGGTCTGGCAGGCCTGGAGGCCTGGCTTGGCGGACTGGACGGCACCTTCGATGCGGTGGAACCACTGCGGACGCTCTCAACCGAGCTGGCGGAAATCCGGCGCACGCGCCGGGCACAGATACTGGAGCACACGGCCCGCGGGCGGATGTCGCCGCTGGACGCCGACGAGCAGCTCAAGGTGATGCAGTGGCTCGACCGGCTGACTTACCACATCTGGCGGATGAGCCATCACCTTGCCGGCAACGATACCACCGCCCGGCCGGATGGCCCGCTGCCAGCGGAATAG
- a CDS encoding glutathione S-transferase N-terminal domain-containing protein encodes MLTLYYYDSCPFCRRVIRAIDELGIRGQLQYRNIHESREAASEIRHYQNGRSQVPMLLIGTVPMLESEDIIAYLRERFGQKAASH; translated from the coding sequence ATGCTGACCCTCTACTACTACGACAGCTGCCCCTTCTGCCGCCGGGTGATCCGGGCAATCGACGAGCTGGGCATCCGCGGGCAGCTCCAGTACCGGAACATCCACGAAAGCCGTGAGGCCGCCAGCGAGATCCGGCACTACCAGAATGGCCGCTCGCAGGTTCCGATGCTGCTGATCGGCACGGTGCCGATGCTCGAATCGGAGGACATCATCGCCTATCTGCGGGAGCGCTTCGGCCAGAAGGCCGCAAGCCACTGA
- the holA gene encoding DNA polymerase III subunit delta: MARSEAPTADQVMKEIEAGRIRPVYYLAPLGSGDPVTEPYFVQELLRALREATVRDTADFNLDRFDAASCEPDRITGAAQTFPMMAKHRLVVVRNAERLDTEAGHDALIPYLERPAQSSVLVMEGDKPDGRRKFAKALQEGGAYVDVSRPKEEKLGYWISRFARLRKRKVSDGAAGLFIERIGADITALDQAIEVATLVSPDADTISEETALQVIARTRGYTAFELFDAITDRDLASVYVILDKLAEGANPEYPAIIGGLHWSFRQMRRMNELKTRGVSGEEACRELKIFFRRDEKIRAAAKWRGAPWDRLAGRFYEVDRLIKGAPVDRRLVVEKLLTDMARR; encoded by the coding sequence ATGGCACGAAGCGAGGCACCCACCGCCGACCAGGTGATGAAGGAAATCGAGGCCGGACGCATCCGCCCGGTCTACTATCTGGCGCCGCTCGGATCGGGCGATCCCGTGACCGAACCCTATTTCGTCCAGGAACTGCTCCGTGCGCTCCGGGAAGCCACCGTCCGCGACACGGCCGACTTCAACCTGGACCGTTTCGACGCCGCCTCGTGCGAACCCGACCGGATCACGGGCGCGGCGCAGACGTTCCCGATGATGGCAAAGCACCGGCTCGTGGTCGTCCGGAACGCAGAGAGACTGGACACCGAGGCCGGTCACGACGCCCTCATCCCCTACCTCGAACGGCCCGCCCAGAGCTCGGTCCTTGTCATGGAAGGCGACAAACCTGACGGGCGGCGGAAGTTCGCCAAGGCGCTCCAGGAAGGCGGAGCCTATGTGGATGTCTCCCGCCCCAAGGAGGAAAAGCTGGGCTACTGGATCAGCCGCTTCGCCCGCCTGAGAAAACGCAAGGTGAGCGACGGGGCGGCGGGCCTGTTCATCGAGCGGATCGGCGCCGACATCACCGCCCTCGACCAGGCGATCGAGGTCGCCACGCTGGTCAGCCCGGACGCCGACACGATCTCCGAGGAGACGGCCCTTCAGGTGATCGCCCGCACGCGGGGGTACACGGCGTTCGAACTGTTCGACGCCATCACCGACCGCGACCTGGCTTCGGTCTATGTCATCCTGGACAAGCTGGCGGAGGGGGCGAATCCGGAATATCCGGCCATCATCGGCGGCCTGCACTGGAGCTTCCGGCAGATGCGGCGAATGAACGAGCTGAAGACGCGAGGGGTCTCCGGCGAGGAGGCCTGCCGCGAACTGAAGATATTCTTCAGGCGGGACGAGAAGATCCGGGCGGCGGCCAAGTGGCGGGGCGCCCCGTGGGACCGGCTGGCCGGGCGGTTCTACGAAGTGGACCGGCTGATCAAGGGCGCGCCCGTGGACCGGCGGCTGGTGGTCGAGAAACTGCTCACCGACATGGCACGGCGCTAA